Proteins encoded in a region of the Magallana gigas chromosome 8, xbMagGiga1.1, whole genome shotgun sequence genome:
- the LOC117690254 gene encoding uncharacterized protein, with product MQHMSKSVFVVLCQLVGTSQQVTMRREMIDIAEMIDRRITHQNTDMLMLSGSYREGFRLKGSDIDTMIWPNSHRVIMDVSQSEYYNTANTALILSESSESPPGFILLQLLTPFASKTANSACVRMNGRPYISSSTYRELTLSILSDRNSTLHGPCSSGNIAGDEYDIAHCFVSDFWPPSVSLWTDRCHSWPNPQVVDDIVRNGCHFVAIGHPLGPHENEEWRISFSRAEYKLVSSMNHCQFLTYGLLKLFLKEVLNQQSDETSKLLCSYHMKTTVFWTIQQNTLPYWSPQNLLGGFWLCFKLLLKWVYEGICPNFFIPQNNLFLTKVHGSAQNRLFLQLHELYKKGLACLLQSSSIRSYIIEVLYNPRLSICMMMSEAAYDEEVAFESLKCVHAIVNPCHITKKIHILEQFVESPMTQYQVLVLQKFTSSVLHRTSFLLQNMYTFAGVNKQLYIVDKISCHMLKLTAKFGCISDMLYIAMYYYKTLRYREALSVLEMTKVKLAQPYLMYNRHVDRERYNESVGGQSWSTKMRQAVAQDIILKSEICYINELLPEQKCVQKGGNTLQIPVFVMLHFLKFLCYRHIDTTLSQAALDELQVVVHNDQGMYVDDLLRDISWEILGICQQMTGNLQAALYSYQQSLTQYPLQRIQTATQRRIHEVVQLILHQ from the coding sequence ATGCAACACATGTCCAAGTCCGTGTTTGTGGTACTGTGTCAGTTAGTTGGGACATCACAACAAGTGACCATGAGGAGGGAGATGATTGACATCGCGGAGATGATCGATAGACGAATCACGCATCAGAATACGGACATGTTGATGCTGAGTGGAAGCTATAGAGAAGGATTCAGACTGAAGGGATCAGATATTGACACGATGATCTGGCCAAACAGCCACCGAGTAATCATGGACGTGTCTCAGTCTGAGTATTACAACACAGCCAATACAGCCTTGATTCTCTCTGAGAGTTCTGagagtccaccaggattcaTTTTACTTCAGTTACTGACACCATTTGCAAGCAAAACCGCCAATTCAGCATGTGTCAGAATGAATGGTAGACCTTATATATCTAGTTCTACATACAGAGAGTTAACTTTATCGATCTTATCAGATCGTAATTCTACACTACATGGACCCTGCAGTAGTGGTAACATAGCAGGTGATGAATACGACATTGCTCACTGTTTTGTTAGTGACTTTTGGCCTCCCTCTGTTTCCCTATGGACAGACAGATGTCACTCATGGCCTAATCCTCAAGTTGTTGATGACATTGTCAGAAATGGATGTCATtttgtagcaataggacacCCATTAGGACCTCATGAAAATGAAGAatggagaatttctttttctcgTGCAGAATATAAACTTGTGTCGTCAATGAACCACTGTCAGTTTTTGACATATGGGTTGTTAAAACTTTTCTTAAAAGAAGTTCTAAACCAACAATCAGATGAAACCAGTAAACTGCTGTGCTCCTATCACATGAAGACAACAGTTTTCTGGacaattcaacaaaacacattacCTTACTGGAGTCCACAAAATCTCCTGGGTGGTTTCTGGCTCTGCTTTAAACTCCTCCTTAAATGGGTGTATGAGGGGATCTGTCCAAACTTTTTCATCCCACAAAACAACCTGTTTCTGACAAAAGTCCATGGCTCAGCACAAAACAGATTGTTCTTACAGTTACATGAATTGTACAAGAAAGGTCTGGCCTGTCTGTTACAGAGTTCCTCTATCAGGTCCTACATCATTGAAGTCCTGTACAATCCTAGACTTTCTATTTGTATGATGATGTCCGAAGCTGCTTATGATGAAGAAGTGGCCTTTGAGTCCTTAAAATGTGTACATGCAATTGTGAATCCATGCCATATTaccaaaaaaatacacatattagAACAGTTTGTAGAGTCGCCAATGACACAATATCAAGTTTTGGTCTTACAGAAATTTACATCCTCTGTCCTTCACCGAACCTCTTTTCtcttacaaaatatgtacacattCGCAGGTGTCAATAAACAGCTGTATATTGTAGACAAAATTTCCTGTCACATGCTGAAATTAACAGCCAAGTTTGGGTGTATTTCTGATATGTTGTAcattgccatgtattattacaagacaCTCAGATACAGAGAAGCTTTATCTGTTTTAGAGATGACAAAGGTCAAGTTAGCACAGCCATATCTGATGTATAATAGACATGTAGACAGAGAGAGGTATAATGAGTCTGTAGGAGGACAGTCCTGGTCTACAAAGATGAGACAGGCTGTAGCACAGGATATCATACTTAAATCCGAAATCTGTTATATCAATGAACTATTACCAGAGCAAAAGTGTGTACAGAAAGGAGGGAATACATTACAAATTCCAGTGTTTGTAATGTTACATTTCCTAAAGTTTTTGTGTTACAGACACATTGATACGACATTATCACAGGCAGCTCTAGATGAGTTACAGGTCGTAGTCCACAATGATCAGGGGATGTATGTAGATGATCTACTCAGAGACATCTCCTGGGAAatcctggggatctgtcaacagatgACAGGGAACCTTCAGGCTGCTCTTTACTCGTATCAACAATCACTCACACAGTATCCACTCCAAAGGATACAAACTGCTACACAGAGGAGAATACATGAGGTGGTCCAGTTAATACTACAccagtaa